A window from Telopea speciosissima isolate NSW1024214 ecotype Mountain lineage chromosome 8, Tspe_v1, whole genome shotgun sequence encodes these proteins:
- the LOC122671720 gene encoding uncharacterized protein LOC122671720 isoform X2 has translation MDSLAQSSWVFSLNSSNGVSFSSSFKTNTYPSTFLKAVSSRSLRIFSSLENTNSDSSPSNSANDSERIVGGKPETTDPVKLAFARAKSYKKALQSNPSPKKDTSPVSETVGSGNRTEGSVAENVDGNTKEVPISVKLAMKKAREYKQDKGIIGNSGSSSNVGETGSDSGLEEAKVGTLGDGFVEKRVSKNEEPMISSIDFMGLNFSDKKKSKGLPAGLAPLVDPFADGDLPEVEFIVGDSGNFEAPTPTNPELKKEVDFDLYKPKVSTWGVFPRPGNISKTFGGGRTIRPGEVLETAEDKAAKEARTRQLLAAYKNKMGLVIDPKLKSECKKALKDGDYLMDLGKLKEALPYYEKVMKDLAFQNELYGLAALQWSICQDSLSRLWR, from the exons ATGGATTCCTTAGCTCAATCTTCATGGGTTTTCTCTCTCAATTCCAGTAACGGcgtctctttttcttcttctttcaaaacCAACACTTACCCATCAACGTTCCTTAAGGCAGTGTCTTCAAGAAGTTTAAGAATCTTCTCGTCTCTAGAGAATACCAATTCAGATTCATCTCCATCCAATTCAGCAAATGATTCAGAGAGAATTGTTGGGGGCAAACCGGAAACAACCGACCCAGTGAAGCTTGCTTTTGCCAGAGCGAAGTCCTATAAGAAAGCGTTACAATCAAACCCGAGCCCCAAGAAAGACACGAGCCCGGTATCAGAAACTGTTGGCAGTGGAAATAGAACTGAAGGTTCGGTTGCAGAGAATGTTGACGGAAATACGAAGGAAGTCCCGATTTCTGTTAAGCTAGCAATGAAGAAAGCTAGAGAATATAAGCAGGACAAAGGAATTATAGGAAATTCGGGTAGTTCCAGCAATGTTGGAGAAACAGGGAGCGATTCAG GACTAGAGGAAGCCAAGGTGGGGACTTTGGGAGATGGGTTTGTTGAGAAAAGAGTTAGCAAGAATGAAGAGCCAATGATTTCTAGTATTGACTTTATGGGCCTTAATTTTTCggataagaagaagagcaaaGGACTGCCTGCAGGTTTGGCTCCACTGGTAGACCCTTTTGCAGATGGGGATTTGCCTGAGGTGGAGTTCATTGTTGGGGACTCTGGCAATTTCGAAGCTCCTACGCCTACTAATCCAGAGTTAAAGAAAGAAGTTGATTTTGATCTCTACAAACCTAAGGTTTCAACATGGGGAGTTTTCCCAAGGCCTGGCAACATTTCCAAGACG TTTGGTGGTGGAAGAACTATTCGCCCTGGGGAGGTACTTGAAACTGCTGAAGATAAAGCTGCTAAAGAAGCACGCACTAGACAGTTACTTGCAGCCTACAAGAATAAGATGGGCTTAGTTATTGACCCCAAATTGAAATCTGAATGTAAGAAG GCTTTGAAAGATGGTGACTACTTGATGGATCTTGGGAAGCTTAAGGAAGCATTGCCTTATTATGAAAAAGTGATGAAGGACTTAGCTTTTCAG